The Sphaeramia orbicularis chromosome 15, fSphaOr1.1, whole genome shotgun sequence region agcgaaggcggggttcaccctggacatgtcaccagttcatcacagggctgacatatagagaaaaacaattactctcacattcacacctcacAAAATCAAACTGTGATGAGTTAAATCATCTCTGTTTACTTTGATTTAACCTGTTAAAAGTAAAATGTATACATTCAACTTTAAGTAACAACCGTAAGTTTTCAGTCCAGCATGTCTTCATTTCTTAAACTGTAACATTTAGTTTAACGTCATTTAATCATAATTTTCATAATCTATTGAATAAAAGGTGAAAGCGTGGTTGTTTCTGATAATTAAAGTGTTAATTACAACGATAATTTGTTTCCACGTAGATGAATCTTCGCTTTATAGAAACGCTAAATGTGATGTTTGTTACATTGATCAGTTTATTTCTAGACTTTATGAACATTTTAGAAACAGATCAATGATCAGTTTTATTTCCAGATATTTCAGGAGGAATctgaataaaacagattaaaaagaaCGAAAATACAGAAACAATGAGAGCAAAGAAAATACTAATTAAAGATGTCAGCTGAATAACGAGATTCACAGATTTCACAGCTGATTAAACCagtaacaaaccaaaaataataaaatgagcacaTGAAAAAgaggtttttgacattttttttgttgttgttgtttgttttcttagtttttgttttgttttcctggtTCTTTAATGTTGCATTGGAATCTAACAGatcaacaggattttttttaacttcatatgagacactttttttttttttattcatctgtgtttgtttcagttggaCTGTTTTCACTTACAGCGCTCAGTGGTTTTTTGAGTTAATTACCTAGGGGTTTTTTGCCTACATGTTTGTTCCTTtctttattagtttatttatttgcttccctgtttgtttgtttgtctgtttgtttgtttgtctgtctttttgtttgtttcaggggGTTCCTGTCAGTGGGCCgtcagtgggcggggctttgtgcATCCGTCAGCCGTGGCCTGGAATGGCTCGGACCATCTACCGAGACCATCAGAGGTTTGTCGATGCCTACTTCAAACCATATCCAGGTGAGTGTGTTTACctccaaaacaaactaaaaacaacatCAGCACTGATATTAAATGGACTGTTGTCCAGACCAGGATGccagagaacagaagaagaacaaaACTAAAGACGAAAATTTGATTTTAAAAATCCAGAAAACAcccatagaaataaaaataaatcaataaaccagtCTACCAGAAGACTAGAGGGTCAGATCTGACCTGTGGgagggtttgtttgtttcatgtgtcagatgtttatttactgttgtttattttatgaCGCATTCAGTAAAGTCGTGTTGTTTCCTTcaggtttttattttactggcgATGGCGCTGTTCGATCAGACGAAGGTTTTTATCAGATCACAGGACGAATGGACGACGTCATCAACGTCAGCGGACATCGACTGGGGACAGCGGAGATAGAGGATGCTCTGGTGAGGACACACGGACACGGACGTGGACATTATATGGACATGGAATCAGACATGACATGGACATGGAGACACCATCCAATAGAATCTGAATGTGTCCCCATGTGTCTGTCCTCAGGACGAACATCCTTTGGTTCCTGAGACGGCAGTGATCGGGATCCCACATGACATCAAAGGAGAAGGTGAGACTGGAATCCACTGGATTTAGGTCCAGAAAAAAAGGGTCAAAGGCTTGAAGAAGGTCTAGAAGGTCCTGAGGGTCCTGACGGTCCTGAAGGTCCAGAAGCGTCACCTTAACAAAgtccaaaaaagtaaaaaattgaAGGTGTTGAGTGTGGGATGTGATGCATTCAGGTTCCTGAGGCATGGTAGGAACTCCTGGTGTGTGTGGGTTGTGTTTTGGTGTAATTCTGAGGCAGTGCTGCCCCCTACTGGTCTGTTGAATCCTCATTTTATCTGCTCTGTTCATCCACTCATCACCACAGACATTTAACTCTTTACTTCTGACATTTTAAATTTGAAATCACCATCACTGAGTCTTTCTGATCattataaaactaaaacatggacatatttcatttttacagacTCTCTGCTGtaggtttttcatttttaaaactcGCAGTTTATTAACTGTTACTGATGAGACATGAAAAACTTCCTGGATTCAGATTTTTACATCTAACTAATCCATGAACTGATCCTTAAATGAGCTGAACAGTGAACGCATCATGGgaataaactggactgaactcCAGTTCTATGAGTTCATGAACCGTCCTCAGATACAACCAACATCGTCACAGACAAGTTTAGTGTAACAACTCACTTGAAACCTGAAAACTGTCCATCTGGATCCACAGCCAGACAGACAGCAGTACGTTGAGGTGTTTAATGTTCGATTTGACAAAATGTCAAAACGGTTTTTACGTTGTTTAGTGAATGTTTTCTAACTTGGATAAAGATATGGCTTCAGGCCTAAAAACTCATGTGTTAAAGTATGTGTGGTTCAGTGTGTGATGACGTGTTTTACAAAAAGGGTGACAGATCCTTCACGTCCAGAATGAACCAGCGGAGGGCCCTCACAGGGCCCCAGAGCCACAGCTTGACCATCCCTTTAAACATCTGCTGTTTGTTCTGAATGCATTTCAGTCCCATTTGCCTTCGTGGTCTTGAAGGATGATGTCGAACTTGACTCCGCCCACATCCTAAAGCAGCTCAGGGACCTGGTTGCCACCAAGATTGCCAAGTACGCCGTCCCGGATCACTTCCTGGTCAGTTTACCCCTTTACGTAATGACCTCCAGAGCCCAGTGGCAGGGGGCCGAGGGCCACTGGTTGACCCCCGcagctctgacctctgacctctgaccttacgCATCTTTTTTATgcatatattttctgttttgtctctCCTGTCCTCATCGTCTCCAGGTCGTGAAGCGTTTGCCTAAAACTCGTTCAGGGAAGATAATGCGTCGCATCCTGAGGAAGGTTGCCATGGGAACGACCGGTGACCTCGGTGACGTGTCGACCCTTGATGACCCGTCTGTAGTCACAGAGATCATCGAGGCCCACAAACAGCACAAGAAGCAGCATCAGAGATGAACTggggaagtgggcggagcttagcACTTTGTCAGCCTGTGATTGGTTCCAAGACAGAAGTTTATCAGTTTTATTAATAAATGTGAAAGGCCTCTTTCAACACTTTTCTGCCTATTAGTGGCATAATAGTTAACTTCAGTGAAGTCACATGACTGCAGGTCACATGTCACTGTCACAAGGTCATTGAACATGATTTAGttgaattattttattcagtttcatCATCTGAGGAATCAGTGAACTTTAAAAGCAGCAGGACtacagtagaaaaaaaacatctggaaGTGGTGATGAtggcaatgatgatgatgatgatgatgatggtggtggtgatgaagaTAGTCTTTAAATGCACTGTCTGACTGTGAGTAAAAGAATTATaaacatgagaataaagtcaaatccaACTGTGAtgaatatttttaaccctttcatgcatactggtcactccagtggacagttcttctccagctgttctctgtatattcacaggttgtgttgttttagttccatatcagccgacacagtggacgcttatgcaccatcccatacactgacattcagaccattactgtaactttcctgttcttgataaacctgatctgtacaatcatatttgggtgtaaatcaattgctaattgttattagactgtaattagcagggttttttcatattatttgagtgaataataactagcataaaatgtgagaaaacatcagatcagcaacattaaaaatgttttttatttcatagttttcacacaatatatcagtaagtacatgtttctttgcttcaaaaattaaattaattaaatggtgtccagctaagtggacatttttataactccatgaaaaataggtttataaaaaaatttcaattacattttcttcatgcctaaagctgactaaaaacactcagggataaaatcttgattaaggttctcataattcatacatgaaagggttaatgttttctGGTGATTTTTATGAATGGGTTGTTTTATTCATTGTAAATCAGTTTTTATTCTGAttgtaaatgttcaaaaataaattgtaataaataaactgtaataagtaaatacatgtatGCTTTATTCTggagaaatattcattttaattattacGAGCACAGGAGCCTGAAGATGTTGTGATGGCAAAGGCACTCAACACCTTCAAACCCAGGCTGCACAAACACTGGAGCCATCACCCACTTTGTTACAACTACAAAGTGACTGATGTGAATTGAAAGACTAATTTTGGGGTATAGGTTTCAGCCTTCACGCTATatttttgtattgtgttgtattaccccacaatttttttttttcttcttcttctctgggtTAGGGGCTTGGCCATTTGGGATGATCAGGTTCACCTCCCACGGTGCCCTCACCCGGCTGTCATGAGTCAGGTAGGCTTTAAAAGGAGCTGGAGCTCAGCTGACTGTGAGCTGTCCAGGAAACAACACCCCCTTTGGTTGGTTGACGTTCTCCATTTAGTTTTTCAGCTGGCCACGTTTCATCTGTTTGTCCTCCTCTCCCCCTGACCACTGACTCCCACTTCCACACAAGAGTTCTCAAGGCCCACCTTTTCATTTCTTCTGTCTTTACGATAGACTAGTAGTAGATAGAGTAGTGGGTGACTGAGAATTTCATTCTCAGTCTCCTTTTAGAAGCCCTGTAAAAGCCTCCTACTTTAGCTTTACCCCTTTTCCTTGGTTTTGAGCAGTTTTGTTAGTTTCCCAACTTGCGACCCCAGTCCATGTTTTGTTggattctgttttgttttcaccATTAaagcataatgttgttttttattgtttgtacTATTatctttgttattgttattaatgttttatttaatatttcattttgttttaagtTTACGCTTCAACATAATGTGAACTCAAGTTAATGTTAATGGCATCAAAGCTACTGTTtctgtttagtttattttaaactatgtatttcttcttcttcttcttcttcttcttcttcttcttcttcttcttcttcttcttcttcttcttcttcttcttcttctgtgtagTTTCGTCTTCCGTCCTGCAGGGGGCGGACTCTCCAGGCTGTCTGTCTCCTGCCGTAATCAACAGGAAGTGTCGTGAATACATACAGCGGTTCCTCCGAGTTTACAGACCGGTACCTGAGTTAGTGTTTAAACCAGGTTTAAGGAGTTGAACCGGGTTAAATGTCTTCTTTTGTCGAGCAGCTCGTGTCCGCCGTCATGAAGGAGTTTATAGAGACTGCAATACCGGAAATATGTCAGAGATTTAACCCTGTGAAGAACGAGGCGGAGGtgagacaaacaacaacaaaacagctgatcaccctgtaaataaaaacagcaccAACAGCTGATCACcctgtaaataaaaacataaacagctggtcacctgtaaataaaaacagcaccAACAGCTGATCACCctgtaaataacaacacaaacagctgattatcctgtaaacaacaacaacaacaacacaaacagctgatcaccctgtaaacaacaacaacacaaacagcagATCATCCTGTAAACAATAACACAAACAGATAATCAGCCTGTGAACAACTACAACACAAACAGCTGATCATCCTGTAAACAACCGGCTGATGGAAAGTTTTGGgcacagttaattttttttttattaataaaacatgagtcatttttattattgcatttatatatttgtaatatttctgtgTTTCCTATTAATTCCATATCTCAGAGTGTTAAtgtgtttaatgttgtttttgtctgttgatgTTATCAGACTGATTATAAGACAACTCTGTAATCCAGGatgttgatgtttgtttgtttgtttgtttgtttgtttgtttgtttgtttgtttacagctgCAGGCCGTGATGTCCAGACTTTGTGATTCTCTGCTTCAGGAGCTTCGGCGACTGCTGAAAGAAGGTAATGCTTTGGCCTCATTAATAATAAATCATTAACGGGCCTGTGAATAAATTAACACTTCTATTCTCtggatgttttattttgaaaaggtaACAGGAAGTGTTTAATGCAGATCGAACAGTTTATTTTAATGAGTAAAACTGAATTAATTTCACAGTAAAAATGATCCCAGATTTTTCCCACATTCGCAGATGAACCAATTGATCAGCTGATCATACTGAACCCGGTCCAGGGGGTtgaacctctgacctctgacctacaGGTGACTCACCCAGTGCAGCTGTGGTGGTGATGCAGTCTGACTCCGCCCCCACTGCAGCAGAGGGAGACACTCCACTGGAGGCCACCGACCAATCAGATGCTCTCACAGGTGAAGAGGTGACACCAGCTAGCAgacagccccgccccctccacagCAAGTCCCGCCCATTCACCTGTCCCATCTGTGGTAAAAGGTTCTCTTCCCGCAGCAGCGTGTCCGCTCACCATCGCACCGCTCACCTGCAGCATCCGCTCAGGTGTGCACACTGTCAGAAGGTGTTCCGGACCACCAGGCACCTCCGGACCCACCAGACCAGGACCCGACCGGACCAAGGGATGCTCACCTGCCCCACCTGTGGACGGACGGAGGACACGCACTGTGGCCTGAGGAAACACAGGCTGAGCTGTCAGAAGGACGATGGCCACGCCCACAGGTTAGAGGTCAAACACAGGTTATTCACACACCAACATCTGTTTCATCTGACAAACAGAACCATGTCCACTGAGATCcctccagtccaggtccaggtcttgaTGGTCTAGGTCTTTATGTCCCGGTCCAGGTCTTCATGGTCTAGGTCGTCATGTCCCGGTCCAGGTCTTCATGTCCTGTTCTCCTCTGGTCCAGGTGTCCGACGTGTGGGAGACAGTTCTCCAGACTCAGCTACCTGTCTGTCCATCAGAGAGTCCACCTAGACATCAAGCCCTTCACCTGTGGAACATGTGGGCGGGGCTTCACCAGGAGCCGTAGCCTCCACGTCCACCAGGAGACGGTCCACAGAGGACGGAGACCGTTTGTCTGCAGCGTCTGTGGGAAGAGGTTCAGTCAACAGGGTGGACTCAGGACTCACCTGAGGACCCACACAGGTACAGatggtcacatgaccatcagGTGTGATGTTTAGTCTGGATCAAATTTTTATTAGGTTCAGTtttcagagtctggtttagacgtGATAgggtcaaggtcaaaggtcagacgtTCCTTGTAACTTTAACACAGACGTTCATTCATTAAAGTCGAACTCAGTGACGTTTTTAAACCATATGCTCAGAATTGAGGAGTTGACGTCATGTCCACAGACCACAGCCTTTTCactgttgtcatgttgtcactgACACAATGAAACAACCATTGAAGTacaataaaaacaagaataaaaacacatcaaataaataaataataacaaaaacgtACAGACGCTGAGTGTCAGTGATGATCTGACTGTTGATGTTGTTTGACATGTTCGTTGTGGTTCCTGTTGAACAGAGCGCGTCCAGGAGTCACTAATGATTGTTGGACCTGCAGAGGCAGTGACAGATGgtgagtgacctttgacctttgccaTTTGCAGGTGAGCGTCCTtacacctgtgaccagtgtgggagcAGGTTCTCCAGCCGCAGCGCTCTAACCGTCCACCGCCGCGTCCACACTGGAGAGAAGTCCTACAGCTGCGACACCTGTGGGAGGAGTTTCAGCGTATCGGCTAACCTGCGCCGCCACTTGCTGGTCCATGCGGGACGCCGCGCCTTTGGCTGTGATGTGTGTGGCCGCCACTTCTCACAGGCAGCTCACCTGAAGGCGCACGGCGCCGTGCACAGTGGTCAGGTGTCGTTCATCTGTAAGAGTTGTGGGAAGGGCTTCCGACAGCgcggtgccctgctggtccatgAACGCATCCACACTGGCCTCAAACCGTTCACCTGCACCGACTGTGACCGGAGCTTTGCCTCTGCCACATCACTGCAACGCCACCGCCTCACACACAGCGGTGCCACACCACACACCTGTGACGAGTGTGGAAAGAGCTTCAGCTCTGCCCACATCCTGAAGACGCACCTGCAGCTGCACGGCGGCACCAAGCAGTTCACCTGCGACGTATGTGGGCGGGGCTACAGTTCGCAGAGTTACCTGAAGACGCATCGACGCAGTCACTCGGAGGGGAAGCCGTTCACATGCCCTCATTGTCTGAAGAGCTTCTCCACGGCGTCCAGTCTCAAGCTCCACCTCAGGGTCCACAGCGGCGAGAGGCCCTACGTCTGCGAGGtctgtgggcggagcttcagTGTCGCCCAGAACCTGGTCCGACATAACCGAGTCCACAGCGGTGAGAAGCCGTTCACCTGCAGCATCTGCAACAAGAGCTTCAGCCAGAACAACAACCTGAAGGTCCATCAGATGGTCCACAGCGGAACCAGGCCCTACAGCTGCCAGACCTGCACCCGGACCTTCAGGACCAGTAGGGGCCTCCGGGACCACCGCTGTGGGACCACCTGAAACAAGCAGGGATCAGCAGAGACCAGCAGGGGCCTTTGACACCATAACTGTGAGACCACCTGAGACCACCAGGGACCAGCATGGCCTTCAGGACCAGCACTGGCCTCCGAGACCACTGCTGTGGGACTGCCTGAGACCAGCAAAGACCAACATGGCCTTCAGGACCAGCAGGGGCCTTAGAGACCACCACTGTGGGACCACTTGAGACCAGCAGGGGCCTCTGACACCACCGCTGTGAGACAACCTGAGACCAGCAGGgaccagcagagaccagcagGTCTTTCTTTCTTTAGTCAGTGTTTGGTCCAGATTCTCAGAGGGGTTCTGGGTCTGTTTCTGGTTCTTCGTCTGGTTCTGTGTCTGACTGATGAAATTCATTCTTATTTTAAATGACCAGTTTCATGTCTTGGTTCAGTGTTTGGTTTGATGTTTCATCTTCACGTCCATGGAAATGAGTCTGAGCCTGTTCTAGAACCAAATGGAAACAGCTGGAATCAGTTGGGTCTGAAAACCCTGAACCCAACCTACATTGGAGACCAGAACTCATCCAGTACCAGTTACTCATCGACTTGTTGTAAAAATCTCACCACAGTATGTTGGatacacataataaaaagtaaaatatggaaaaaaaagaacttcGTATATTACTTTTATCAATTCTTTAcaatatttttacagaaaaaattagaaaattacaATTCCCAGGTGTGCTTTCACTGAGCAGATATGCCCGTTGTCATATGACTGTAACTTTTTTGTTAACAGGaatttttcaaaaccaaaaacaggatagaatttgctaaaaaaaaaaaaaaaaaagaaaagaaaagaaagaaagagctaTAATAGGGTGTTGGGggagaattacattttttttttaacacacatgtATACTTCTCCTTGACCAGGCCCAGTAGTAAATATATTAAACCAATGCCAATCATCAATGCAACAGGAAAAACAGGAAGGGTCTGTCCTGGTTAATGAGGGGATGACATCATCAGTGGATGATGATTCACCATGACAACGGgtcactgaaaaataaaataaaaacataaacaaggataaagaggcaaaaaaagacattaaatgactttaaatgcaataaaagaacatgaaagaaagaaaacaagacaACGGGTCATTGACAGGCGGAGCTGCCATGTTCATTCAACCCaagtgaaaaaaacacaatatgtaTGTTTATCTAGAAGAACTACCACATGTAGTTGTCTTTATTTGTAatactgattttatttatttgtgtctttgtattgttttgcttttatatttttttttattaaagataaattatcttttcttttatttcaggattattatcattattatattttacatgAACTTTTAATTAATTCCTAGTCACTTCttctgtttaatttaatttgatttaattttctcCGTGTTTTTTCTCCGTTATCTTACTTTGAAGGGTCGAACCGGAAGCCGTATCTTTTCCGGGTCAGACCTCTTCCTGTTCCTGTTTTCGTTTTTTGACAGTCTCTCGGGCTCGGTTGTAGTTTGTGTTTGATCTGAACCGGGTTGAACCGGGCCACAGAGACCCCTTCCAGCTTCTGACCCGCGGATCCGAGTCCAGGATGAAGGAGGTGGAAGGTCTGCGGTTCCGGAGGCTGAACAGACCCACGGTGATCACGGACGAACTGCCGGAGCAACGCTACAAGGGGACCGGGTAAGAACCGAACCGGTACAAGGACACCGGGTAAACAGGACCTAGTTAATATTTGAAGTCTGTCTGATGTTCATCATATTATTTATGAGTGAAGGGattaaaacaaacacatgaatgcAGAAACCTGTGATAAAACACCAGATAAATGTCAGACCCTGTGGGTCTCTGAGCTGATGGTTCACTTCATCCTCATGAATCATGTGTTGAAACTGAAGCTTCATGTCTCATCTGTGAAACCAGATGTTGTGTTTCCTGTGTAAACAGGTTCTGGTCTGTTTCATGCTCTTCTTTTACATGTTAAGATGAGCTGATGTTTGACTTTGAGGCTAAATGATGTGTTTCATGTTTGGGCTGAAGATCTGCAGGGTGTGTTTACGGTCAGGTTCTGCGGGTTGGAAACCCGACACTAATGTTGTCCTTGGTGTCGTTTCAGGACGTACAGTGGGAAGGTTTTCCAGGTGACTCTTCTGTCCCTCGGAGGTTTTCTCCTctttcctctgctcttcatcatcctcatcctcgaGTCTCCTATCCAGCCTGAAGTCCTCAGGTGAGTCTGACTCTTGACATGTCCGAGTGTCCCTGAACGCACTTTGACCGGTGTTTACGTGGTTTGAGGTTTCACCTCCTCTGACTCTGTGGTTAATC contains the following coding sequences:
- the LOC115434796 gene encoding gastrula zinc finger protein XlCGF57.1-like, with the translated sequence MSSFVEQLVSAVMKEFIETAIPEICQRFNPVKNEAELQAVMSRLCDSLLQELRRLLKEGDSPSAAVVVMQSDSAPTAAEGDTPLEATDQSDALTGEEVTPASRQPRPLHSKSRPFTCPICGKRFSSRSSVSAHHRTAHLQHPLRCAHCQKVFRTTRHLRTHQTRTRPDQGMLTCPTCGRTEDTHCGLRKHRLSCQKDDGHAHRCPTCGRQFSRLSYLSVHQRVHLDIKPFTCGTCGRGFTRSRSLHVHQETVHRGRRPFVCSVCGKRFSQQGGLRTHLRTHTGERPYTCDQCGSRFSSRSALTVHRRVHTGEKSYSCDTCGRSFSVSANLRRHLLVHAGRRAFGCDVCGRHFSQAAHLKAHGAVHSGQVSFICKSCGKGFRQRGALLVHERIHTGLKPFTCTDCDRSFASATSLQRHRLTHSGATPHTCDECGKSFSSAHILKTHLQLHGGTKQFTCDVCGRGYSSQSYLKTHRRSHSEGKPFTCPHCLKSFSTASSLKLHLRVHSGERPYVCEVCGRSFSVAQNLVRHNRVHSGEKPFTCSICNKSFSQNNNLKVHQMVHSGTRPYSCQTCTRTFRTSRGLRDHRCGTT